In a single window of the Pseudogemmatithrix spongiicola genome:
- a CDS encoding SPOR domain-containing protein, which produces MNLPRRHLLIALAAAAATLACGEGRVSSGGSIVASGPDAVLLRVAAGGGTARAHRVGSDSLLWSSRDRAPAVDRLLGFDDFLGLLMLREPSGHVSSVDLRLGTVSRLAEERIPTTLVSEGSSVFSIDSSGRVLRLTPSGTMSWTMPGTSGVVPTPDGSLLVLTTAEGRSHIRRVVPPETRTLDSATIATVRLTSRTLAGDRLWAVTDAGLVSLRTRDLSQAFDLRIRDSIVAFALTPSGDRVFVATDEDELRIVDRYAEAERGNVDLPGRVSDLRMDPDGHYLLAKAADTDSVYVISIGTARVVSTLGSAWRADLPLVTPDGRVLVAVGDDAVLLDAESSRERMRYRGGAADRWLLIRWNGFRPRAAGLDRPVEFEEYAQDSAAADSALTAMIYGRYGDLTGVGRASATDAPAPPPGNAEGRGTWTVSFATMMTEERAAAMADSIVVEGRRARVVPGNRDGVAVWRVLLGPFDSRQAAERAGMASRMSYWVFEGAP; this is translated from the coding sequence GTGAATCTCCCCCGGCGCCACCTCCTGATCGCCCTCGCGGCCGCGGCCGCCACGCTGGCTTGCGGCGAAGGCCGCGTTTCGTCGGGCGGGAGCATCGTCGCGAGCGGCCCCGATGCCGTGCTGCTCCGCGTGGCCGCGGGCGGCGGAACCGCCCGCGCGCACCGCGTCGGCTCCGACAGCCTGCTCTGGAGTTCGCGCGACCGCGCCCCCGCCGTCGACCGCCTGCTCGGCTTCGATGACTTCCTCGGCCTGCTCATGCTGCGCGAGCCCAGCGGCCACGTGAGCTCGGTCGACCTCCGCCTCGGCACGGTCTCGCGGCTCGCCGAGGAACGGATTCCGACGACGTTGGTCAGCGAGGGTTCCTCGGTGTTCAGCATCGACAGCAGCGGCCGCGTGCTCCGCCTCACGCCGTCCGGCACGATGAGCTGGACCATGCCCGGCACCAGCGGCGTCGTACCGACGCCCGATGGCTCGTTGCTCGTGCTCACCACCGCCGAGGGCCGCAGCCACATCCGCCGCGTCGTCCCGCCGGAGACGCGCACGCTCGACAGCGCGACCATCGCCACCGTGCGGCTCACGTCGCGCACGCTGGCCGGCGACCGCCTCTGGGCCGTCACCGACGCGGGCCTCGTGTCGCTGCGCACCCGCGACCTCTCGCAGGCCTTCGACCTGCGCATCCGCGATTCGATCGTCGCCTTCGCGCTCACGCCGAGCGGCGACCGCGTGTTCGTCGCCACAGACGAGGACGAACTGCGCATCGTGGATCGCTACGCCGAGGCCGAGCGCGGAAACGTGGACCTCCCGGGCCGCGTCAGCGACCTGCGCATGGATCCCGACGGCCACTACCTGCTCGCCAAGGCCGCCGACACCGACTCCGTCTACGTGATCTCGATCGGCACGGCACGGGTCGTCAGCACGCTGGGCAGCGCGTGGCGCGCCGACTTGCCCTTGGTCACGCCTGACGGTCGCGTGCTCGTCGCCGTCGGGGATGACGCCGTGCTGCTCGACGCCGAATCCTCGCGGGAGCGCATGCGCTACCGCGGCGGCGCGGCGGACCGCTGGCTGCTCATCCGCTGGAACGGCTTCCGCCCGCGCGCCGCGGGCCTCGACCGGCCCGTGGAGTTCGAGGAGTACGCGCAGGACTCCGCCGCCGCCGACAGCGCGCTCACGGCCATGATCTACGGCCGCTACGGCGATCTCACGGGCGTGGGGCGTGCCTCGGCGACCGATGCGCCGGCGCCGCCGCCCGGCAACGCCGAGGGCCGCGGCACATGGACCGTGTCCTTCGCCACGATGATGACCGAGGAGCGTGCCGCCGCGATGGCCGACAGCATCGTCGTCGAGGGCCGTCGCGCGCGCGTCGTGCCGGGGAACCGCGATGGCGTCGCGGTATGGCGCGTGCTGCTCGGGCCCTTCGACTCGCGGCAGGCCGCCGAGCGGGCCGGCATGGCCTCGCGCATGAGCTACTGGGTGTTCGAGGGCGCGCCGTGA